aggggacaatgaactatggaattcactacaccgggtacccaagggtactagaagggtatagtgattcaaattggatttctgatgctgatgagataaaggccacaagtggatatgtgtttacacttggtggtggagctgtttcctggaagtcttgcaagcagaccatcttaacgaggtcaactatggaagcagaactcacagcattagataccgccactgttgaggctgagtggcttcgtgagctccttatggacttgccgatagttgaaaaaccgttaccggcaatcctaatgaactgtgacaatcaaacggtaattgtcaaggtgaatagttcaaaggataacatgaagtcatctagacatgtgaaaaggcggttgaaatctgtcagaaaattgagaaactccggagttatagccctggactatgttcagacggctaaaaatctggcagatcagtttacaaagggtctttcacgaaatgtgatagacaatgcatctatggaattgggcttgagacccacgtgagtcattctatagtggaaacctgtcctatgtgatcggagatcccgtgaattaggatggtgaaacaaaactaaagtctgactgtgagaagagaacctttgtgaaaagggctcattccgtgtataaggtgcatttctcttctaatctgtatggcaggttggtctataccttaatgtgtgccaggtggtttcttttaaacaaatgagttgttttcttgaaacaaaagatgttgtcctacagaacatctgaaaggaacacacctatatgagtttgaccactggtcatggtctatgagaattgggtattctctagaaactcatgaagggcctggagtatgacttataagctccaaaccgcggggatgcttttgcagcctagtaccagtgtagggctctggtcaaacttgtttgcacaaaactggcaattcaaggcatagtccattgcacagttgtgaataagtgtagcctttgtcctagatggaagttcaacttaacagtctctgtcgaatactggtatatcaaagagagaatgagggtatttctagtgtggcttgaatttcttggtggggattgttggagtaatgggcttggcccatttattctaaagcaataaaagaatttaaagcccactattaatgctagggaatcaatgtttaattccgtaccgggaattgaggaggatctcaaccgacttaaaaggtggacttcttgtacaccacttgtgaagccggtaagaggaggacggtgaaccacacgcgcgcgcgcgctcgctcgcctcgccgagccgggccgggccgggccgtggccgtggccgtggccgaggccgaggccgaggccgaggcgaggcgcggcgcggcgcggccggccggacgggcggtgcggcgcggcgcggcgcggcgcggcgaggcgcggcgcggcgcggtgtgatgtgatggctattttgccgttgacagcaattaatcgtgcgattaaacgtgcaattaaatctgtaattaatggccataaccgcatcacctaaatgactctgatggtgtccaggttcaacgaacctgagcacctgagtcactatataaggagtgccatgcccctcatccatcctgcaccagagcactgaggcaactcggctcctctcttctccctctccagttgcaacaactgagttccccaacgctaatctctgcgcgcacagaattagcgtgagcaggcctccgaaaccttgctcgccttgagatcctgcacgggataggcgggcaatcaggtttttgggtaacgctttagcgtgactgctcaaaaatactaaggctttgcccgattgtacgactacttcctggtggacgagccgaacagctacgtcgactacattctggtggccgaacgactacgtcgactacatcttggtgaccgttcgtgggactgcactgcgaacatcttcctgcaccgatttagttcgactacttcgactgaggccaaccgagtagatgtctactccagttggtaacagcgcagccaatgcctccggcaacggccccgctttagggtactccctaaaactttggttatttatattgtttatgcttatatgtgtgataagtataaacatgttcacatgttttcttttactccttaaagtcatagaaatattgctagtttatacatctaattttggaattaaaatataccgaaaattgcctagatttctaacagtCCCTGCTCGCCCCCGCCGGCAGCGCGAGGCGCCACATCTGGTCGGACACGGTCAGAGTTAGGTAAACGTCGTCCGGGCAGGCCGCCTCCGACGCCGTCCTCTGCTCGCCGCCGAAGAACGGGTACAGCAGGATGCACCCGgcgacgcgcgccgcgccgGTGGCGAGGGCACCCGACCCGATGCGCACTGTCATGTGGTGCGCGATGTTCCCGCCGGCCGAGTCGCCGGACACGAACACGCGGCCGAAGTCCGCCGACTCGGCGAGCCACGGGTCGGTGGTCGCCGCGGCCTGGGCGCGCAGCCAGGAGAAGAGGGTCTCGGCGTCGTCATGCGCCGCGGGGAGGCGGTGCTCCGGGGCGAGGCAGTAGTCGGCGGAGAGCACGACAGCGGGCAGCTCGGCGGCGAGACGGAGGCAGGCGGCGTGGAACTCGGGCGAGGCGAAGCTGTTGATGacgaagccgccgccgtggaagtAGACGAGCACGGGGAGCTtctcggcgccggcgggcggcacgAACACGCGGAGGCTGAGGTTGTGGGTCTCTTCGTAGACGACGTCCTTCCATCGGACCGGTGCTGGCGCGTCGGGCGAGGGCTCGGACGCGTCGCCGGGGAGGACGAGCGGCATCTGGACGCGTTTGACGGTGCCGTCGCTGAGGAGCTGGACGATGCCCTGCAAGTCCTCCACGACGTGCGCCGGCACCAGTTCGGAGGCTGGGACAGCGGACGCCGGCGTGGTTGTTGACGACATGGTGGTATACCGACAGGGGACAAATTTTGTTGGCGGCTAGCCGGCTACCGTTTGGTGGTAGCTGGCGTATGTTGAGAAGTGGATTGCTTCGGCTAGCTGCTGCAGCCTGCGGGAGGTGTAAAATTAATAATTGGCAGTGACATGTACCTAGCAAATCAGTTCATTTTCTCTCCCGAAAGATGGTTTGGTCAATGAATCATTATGATACCATCTCTGATTCACAATGTTTGTCCCATCTATATGCCTAGACAGCTTAAAATTGGGGCatttcttttttgaaatcaaatcaaatctgcTCTTTTGGAACTAGcccatcaacccgtgctcctgcACAGGATAAttagaaattatataaaaatgatcatatagctaataattataattatttatttCACACACTTTTTGatgtattaaatattctaacacgctctaaaatacatattcatcattatctagttgcaatagattttattttgcatcacatcTCCATTTATGTTTAATACATATCTAATTGATCCATTTGTTTGtaaattgatattcttatctcttccattatacatgaatatatggtgacacatatcgttgttagtattttatataaataatattatagataatatattaataatgatataataataatttagaatttatattagtgcatatttttatatttattataactatataatttagattcagatttaaggTTACTTTGACTTTTAATAATAACaaaattggataatttatatacaaacTTAGgaggttatttgcattattttttataatggtaggtgggtaatttacatgaagattagaggattagtttagatttttttataatagcagatgtggataatttagatacaCGTTCGATAATTGATGcgaattt
This portion of the Panicum virgatum strain AP13 chromosome 2N, P.virgatum_v5, whole genome shotgun sequence genome encodes:
- the LOC120662280 gene encoding probable carboxylesterase 15, which encodes MSSTTTPASAVPASELVPAHVVEDLQGIVQLLSDGTVKRVQMPLVLPGDASEPSPDAPAPVRWKDVVYEETHNLSLRVFVPPAGAEKLPVLVYFHGGGFVINSFASPEFHAACLRLAAELPAVVLSADYCLAPEHRLPAAHDDAETLFSWLRAQAAATTDPWLAESADFGRVFVSGDSAGGNIAHHMTVRIGSGALATGAARVAGCILLYPFFGGEQRTASEAACPDDVYLTLTVSDQMWRLALPAGASRDC